A genomic region of Dactylococcopsis salina PCC 8305 contains the following coding sequences:
- a CDS encoding peroxiredoxin → MTEGCLRVGQQAPDFTATAVEDQEFKTLKLSDFRGQYVVLFFYPLDFTFVCPTEITSFSDRAQEFKDINTQILGVSVDSEFSHLAWIQTERKNGGVGDLNIPLVSDIKKEISTAYNVLDPDGGVALRGLFIIDKEGVIQHATINNLAFGRNVDEVLRTLQAIQHVQANPDEVCPEGWKPGEKTMNPDPVKSKVYFASV, encoded by the coding sequence ATGACAGAAGGATGCCTCAGAGTTGGACAACAAGCCCCAGACTTCACCGCTACCGCAGTAGAAGACCAAGAATTTAAGACCTTGAAGCTGTCTGATTTTCGCGGACAGTATGTCGTTTTATTCTTCTATCCTCTTGACTTTACCTTCGTTTGCCCCACCGAAATCACTTCTTTCAGCGATCGCGCCCAAGAATTTAAAGATATTAACACCCAAATTTTAGGCGTTTCTGTGGATAGCGAATTTTCTCACCTCGCATGGATTCAAACTGAACGTAAAAACGGCGGTGTTGGAGACTTAAACATTCCTCTCGTCTCCGACATCAAAAAAGAAATCAGCACCGCATATAATGTCCTTGATCCTGATGGTGGTGTCGCCCTCAGAGGATTATTCATCATCGACAAAGAGGGAGTGATTCAACACGCCACTATTAATAACCTTGCTTTCGGACGTAACGTCGATGAAGTTTTACGCACCCTCCAAGCCATACAGCACGTTCAAGCTAACCCTGACGAAGTTTGTCCAGAAGGCTGGAAACCTGGAGAGAAAACGATGAATCCTGATCCCGTGAAATCCAAAGTTTACTTCGCTTCTGTTTAA
- a CDS encoding ABC transporter permease, with translation MVSKNSIDQKIRFPVRLTISNLLLGLGLIITIGFITIAIFAPTWETWGWLQSPTESLSNPIHQPPNGEYWFGTTRQGYDVFSRTIFGSRAALQVVVVATSISLVIGVPLGLISGYLGGRIDRALLFLMDTIYTLPGLLLSVTLAFVVGRGVFNAAIAVSISYIPQYYRVVRNHTTSVKTELFIEAARAMGATPTRVLSRYLFFNVIQSVPVLFTLNAADAILILGGLGFLGLGLPETVPEWGYALRLALDALPTGIWWTAFFPGLAMTLMVSGLSLLGEGLSEVFNPNDQ, from the coding sequence ATGGTTAGTAAAAATAGTATTGATCAAAAAATTAGATTTCCTGTTCGTCTGACAATCTCAAACTTGCTATTGGGATTAGGATTAATCATTACGATCGGGTTCATTACGATCGCGATTTTTGCTCCTACTTGGGAAACTTGGGGTTGGCTACAAAGTCCCACCGAATCCTTAAGTAATCCCATCCATCAACCGCCAAACGGAGAGTATTGGTTTGGCACAACTCGTCAAGGTTATGATGTTTTTTCTCGGACAATTTTTGGCAGTCGGGCAGCTTTACAGGTGGTCGTCGTCGCCACTTCTATTAGTTTAGTGATTGGTGTTCCTTTAGGTTTAATTAGTGGTTATTTGGGAGGACGCATCGATCGAGCTTTACTGTTTTTAATGGATACAATCTACACTTTGCCAGGATTATTATTATCAGTCACTCTCGCCTTTGTTGTAGGAAGAGGTGTATTTAACGCCGCGATCGCCGTCAGTATTTCTTACATTCCGCAATACTATCGAGTGGTTCGCAACCATACCACCAGCGTTAAAACGGAACTCTTTATTGAAGCCGCCAGAGCAATGGGAGCAACCCCGACCAGAGTTCTCTCTCGCTACCTTTTCTTCAACGTCATCCAAAGTGTACCCGTCTTGTTTACGCTCAACGCCGCCGATGCCATCTTGATTTTAGGCGGATTAGGCTTCCTCGGTTTAGGATTACCTGAAACTGTCCCTGAATGGGGCTATGCCCTTCGTTTAGCTTTAGACGCACTTCCCACTGGTATTTGGTGGACAGCATTTTTCCCAGGGTTAGCAATGACGCTGATGGTATCAGGATTATCCCTACTCGGAGAAGGACTCAGCGAGGTGTTTAATCCCAATGATCAGTAA
- a CDS encoding DNA phosphorothioation-associated putative methyltransferase, protein MTQLDRVTWEKEILASSEASAVGKHLPNAFYVHLSALSVLPEPLQRYEQEARKCVTTDISVATLIKFNLSEPKVSYLFYPTFNQEAHPPLQGSLQVNLLTAETSYRRYDDQVNPPILHRKETFVTADYPLYEQFVQLTEAEVKLGLLAQPRLIGTKREWEQRLRDRAVEIKGHQVISHQTPRKPKIDRHKAAIIRQQLSRPVRVALEAELFTPSSTFFDYGCGHGGDIERIAVQGYESEGWDPYYRPETPLKEADIVNLGYVINVIEDTTERREALLNAWQLTRRVLIVSAQVLINDSANRQVAYGDGVITRRNTFQKYYEQEELKAYIDQVLEVNAVPIGLGIYLVFRDQTQAETFRASQFRSYAATPRLQKRVRRFEDYQVLLTPLMDFLTERGRLPAKGELAEEPQIKAELGGLRRAFRVILKATDQEDWNAIARQRTEELKLYLATALLTDRPKLKDFSPTIQQDIKGLFGTFKHACAEAEVMLYSLGDQALIKEKISNSKIGLKLGKSLLVHFSCLEELDPLLRLYEACASRTIGRLEDVTVVQFYLEKPKIAYLSYPEFDSDPHPPLEAKMEINLGDLRVHYTEYDQVNPPLLHEKDKLVTPDYPLYEKFARLTKKERERGLLDDFKAIRDRRGWLKCLEEHGSELRGYQLVWRKDIDPYRLKILKNQVQQRKRNQN, encoded by the coding sequence ATGACTCAACTGGATCGGGTAACTTGGGAAAAGGAGATTCTAGCCTCGTCGGAAGCGAGTGCTGTGGGGAAACATCTTCCCAACGCTTTCTATGTTCATCTTAGTGCCTTATCTGTCCTTCCAGAACCCTTACAGAGATATGAGCAGGAAGCACGGAAATGTGTAACAACAGACATCAGTGTTGCCACACTGATTAAGTTTAACCTGAGTGAGCCTAAAGTCTCCTACTTATTTTATCCTACCTTCAACCAAGAAGCACATCCCCCTCTACAAGGAAGTTTACAGGTTAACCTCCTCACCGCAGAAACCAGTTATCGTCGCTATGACGATCAAGTTAACCCTCCCATTCTCCATCGCAAAGAAACCTTTGTCACTGCTGATTATCCGCTTTATGAGCAATTTGTCCAACTGACAGAAGCCGAGGTCAAGTTAGGATTATTGGCTCAACCGCGTTTAATTGGGACAAAGCGAGAGTGGGAACAACGACTGCGCGATCGAGCGGTAGAAATCAAAGGACATCAAGTCATCTCCCATCAAACTCCTCGCAAACCGAAGATCGATCGTCACAAAGCCGCCATCATCCGTCAACAGCTCTCTCGTCCCGTCCGAGTGGCACTAGAAGCGGAATTATTCACCCCTAGCAGCACCTTTTTTGATTATGGTTGTGGACACGGGGGAGATATTGAACGCATTGCCGTCCAAGGCTATGAAAGCGAAGGATGGGACCCTTACTATCGTCCTGAAACCCCCTTAAAGGAAGCAGACATTGTTAATCTTGGCTACGTGATTAATGTCATTGAGGACACCACAGAAAGACGGGAAGCGTTATTGAATGCCTGGCAGTTAACCCGTCGCGTTTTAATTGTTTCGGCACAGGTATTAATTAATGATTCCGCTAACCGTCAAGTTGCTTATGGGGATGGGGTGATTACCCGCCGTAACACCTTCCAAAAATACTACGAACAAGAGGAACTCAAGGCATATATCGATCAAGTTTTAGAAGTGAACGCAGTTCCCATTGGTTTAGGGATTTATCTGGTTTTTCGTGATCAAACTCAAGCCGAGACCTTTCGCGCCAGTCAGTTTCGGTCTTATGCGGCGACTCCTCGCTTACAGAAGCGAGTGCGTCGTTTTGAAGACTATCAAGTCTTATTAACTCCTCTCATGGATTTTTTAACCGAACGAGGGCGTTTACCGGCAAAAGGGGAGTTAGCAGAAGAACCTCAAATTAAAGCCGAATTAGGGGGATTAAGGAGGGCTTTCCGAGTGATTTTGAAAGCGACTGACCAAGAAGACTGGAATGCGATCGCGCGACAACGGACAGAAGAGTTAAAGTTATACTTAGCCACTGCCTTACTGACCGATCGCCCGAAACTGAAAGACTTTTCTCCCACCATTCAACAGGATATCAAAGGACTCTTTGGTACATTTAAGCACGCTTGCGCCGAAGCAGAAGTGATGTTGTATAGTTTAGGGGATCAAGCATTAATCAAAGAGAAAATTAGCAACAGCAAAATTGGCTTAAAACTGGGGAAAAGTTTGTTAGTCCATTTCAGTTGTTTAGAGGAATTAGACCCTTTGTTACGGCTTTATGAGGCTTGTGCGAGTCGTACGATCGGACGTTTAGAAGATGTTACCGTTGTCCAGTTTTATCTGGAGAAACCCAAAATTGCTTATCTATCCTATCCCGAATTCGACAGTGATCCTCATCCGCCTCTCGAAGCCAAAATGGAAATCAATTTAGGAGATTTAAGAGTTCACTACACCGAATATGATCAGGTCAATCCGCCGCTTCTCCATGAGAAAGATAAGTTGGTGACTCCAGACTATCCTCTTTATGAAAAGTTCGCTCGTTTGACGAAAAAGGAGAGAGAACGGGGATTATTAGATGATTTTAAGGCAATTCGCGATCGTCGCGGTTGGTTAAAGTGTTTAGAAGAACACGGAAGCGAACTTAGAGGTTATCAACTGGTTTGGCGTAAAGACATCGATCCTTACCGCTTAAAAATTCTCAAGAATCAGGTTCAACAACGTAAGCGTAACCAAAATTAG
- a CDS encoding NYN domain-containing protein, giving the protein MSSLTPPILLVDGYNIIGAWSELKSLRDHDLESARYRLVDLMINYTASKGYQTQVVFDAHFQATPKVRETPTDYLSVYYTAFGETADTYIEKFCAQNSRQGKMVQHHLIVATSDRAQQLTVSGYGAQWRSAEQLAHDLTLSKRKTKTKQRSRQKTQGRFLFNALDPKAQKQLSKLRHGL; this is encoded by the coding sequence ATGTCTTCTCTTACTCCTCCGATTCTCTTAGTGGATGGTTACAACATCATCGGTGCTTGGTCCGAACTCAAGTCTTTGCGCGATCATGATTTAGAATCCGCTCGTTACCGACTCGTCGATCTGATGATTAATTATACTGCCAGCAAAGGCTATCAAACGCAGGTCGTCTTTGATGCTCATTTCCAAGCCACTCCCAAAGTCCGCGAAACTCCCACGGATTATCTGTCAGTTTACTACACCGCCTTCGGTGAAACCGCAGATACCTACATCGAGAAATTTTGCGCCCAAAACTCCCGTCAAGGGAAAATGGTACAACATCATCTCATCGTGGCGACTTCCGATCGAGCGCAACAATTAACCGTTTCTGGTTATGGCGCCCAGTGGCGATCGGCGGAACAATTAGCCCACGATTTAACCTTGTCGAAACGAAAGACGAAAACCAAGCAACGATCGCGCCAGAAAACCCAAGGACGTTTTTTATTTAATGCCCTTGATCCAAAAGCCCAGAAACAGTTGTCAAAACTGCGTCACGGCTTATAG
- a CDS encoding LysR family transcriptional regulator produces the protein MSDIPFSLDQLRILKAIAAEGSFKRAADTLYVSQPAISLQVQNLERQMNVPLFDRGGRKAQLTEAGQLLLTYGEKILSLCQETRRAIEDLQNLQGGTLLIGASQTTGTYLLPRMLGLFRQKYSDVSVQLQVHSTRRTSWSVANGQVDLAIIGGEVPTELHDTLQIFPYAEDELALIMGSTHPMVKEDAIPKEDLYKLNFITLDSQSTIRKVIDQVLTRSGINPKRLNIEMELNSIEAIKNAVQSGLGVAFASVSAIEKELQMGTLYRINIEEVIVKRRLSLIINPNRYRSKAAEAFIQEILPQFCTNGWFTGSELTPHPAPSPRQRPIPIAEKLENSSPPEIS, from the coding sequence ATGTCAGATATACCGTTTTCTCTCGATCAGCTACGAATATTAAAAGCGATCGCGGCTGAGGGTAGCTTTAAACGCGCTGCCGATACGCTTTATGTGTCTCAACCCGCGATTAGTCTTCAGGTGCAAAATTTAGAACGACAGATGAATGTACCATTATTCGATCGAGGGGGACGCAAGGCGCAATTAACAGAAGCGGGTCAACTTCTCCTCACTTATGGGGAGAAAATTCTTTCTCTGTGTCAAGAAACCCGTCGCGCGATCGAAGACTTGCAAAATCTTCAAGGAGGAACGTTACTCATTGGCGCTTCCCAAACCACAGGGACGTATTTGTTACCGAGAATGTTAGGGTTATTCCGACAAAAATACTCCGATGTTTCCGTACAGTTACAAGTCCATTCCACTCGTCGCACTTCTTGGAGTGTTGCCAACGGACAAGTTGATTTAGCAATCATCGGCGGTGAAGTCCCCACAGAATTACATGACACTCTACAGATTTTTCCTTATGCTGAAGATGAACTTGCTTTGATTATGGGAAGCACTCATCCGATGGTGAAAGAAGATGCAATTCCAAAAGAAGATTTATACAAACTGAATTTTATTACTCTCGATTCTCAATCGACAATTCGTAAGGTGATTGATCAAGTTTTAACCCGATCGGGAATTAATCCGAAACGCCTTAATATAGAAATGGAATTGAACTCGATCGAAGCGATTAAAAACGCTGTTCAATCTGGACTGGGTGTTGCTTTTGCGTCCGTTTCTGCCATTGAAAAAGAACTACAAATGGGAACATTATATCGAATCAATATCGAAGAAGTCATCGTGAAACGTCGCCTCTCTTTAATTATTAATCCCAACCGTTATCGATCGAAAGCCGCTGAAGCATTTATCCAAGAAATTCTCCCCCAATTTTGTACCAATGGCTGGTTTACTGGAAGCGAACTCACCCCCCATCCCGCGCCTTCTCCTCGCCAACGTCCGATTCCCATTGCAGAAAAATTAGAAAACTCTTCTCCTCCTGAAATCAGTTAA
- a CDS encoding PstS family phosphate ABC transporter substrate-binding protein — translation MTQKNETLTLVVSFVLTLGILGGGLWWLLKDRQPISTTENNTPSNPSGNNTTPTSELKANFASVNGIPSGLFNYGGSTTWAPIRESVDPIIQQTYPEFRLRYTDPISGTPGSGKGIEMLLEGQLAFSQSSRSLNEDEYQAAQNRGYSLKQIPVALDGIAIAVNSNLNLSGLTVQQLQGIYSGEIRNWQEVGGPNLPIIPYSREIEDGGTVEFFLENVVGKQEFGSNVQYVYSTTPALRKVSENQGAIYYASAPEVVPQCTVKPLPIGRKAGEFIPPYQEPPVTETACLEQGKRDQLNLIAFQNGQYPITRRLFVIVKENGGNDQKAGESYAQLLLTKQGQDLIENTGFVRIR, via the coding sequence ATGACACAAAAAAATGAAACCCTCACCCTTGTTGTCTCATTTGTTCTCACGTTAGGCATTCTTGGCGGTGGATTGTGGTGGTTACTCAAAGATCGTCAACCCATCAGCACCACTGAAAATAACACCCCTTCTAACCCCTCTGGAAACAACACCACACCCACATCTGAACTCAAAGCAAATTTCGCCAGCGTTAATGGCATTCCGTCTGGATTATTTAACTACGGCGGAAGCACCACCTGGGCCCCAATTCGAGAAAGTGTTGACCCCATAATCCAACAAACCTATCCTGAATTTCGTTTACGCTATACCGATCCGATTTCGGGGACACCTGGTTCTGGAAAAGGAATTGAGATGCTTTTAGAGGGTCAACTCGCTTTTTCTCAATCCTCCCGTTCCCTCAACGAAGATGAATATCAAGCCGCACAAAATCGAGGCTACAGTTTAAAGCAAATTCCTGTTGCTTTAGATGGAATTGCGATCGCAGTTAACTCTAATTTAAACCTTTCTGGTTTAACAGTTCAACAACTACAAGGAATTTATAGCGGTGAGATTAGGAATTGGCAAGAAGTAGGCGGTCCCAACCTGCCAATCATACCCTATTCTAGGGAAATTGAAGACGGAGGAACAGTAGAATTTTTCTTAGAGAATGTTGTGGGAAAACAGGAATTTGGTTCTAACGTTCAATATGTTTATAGTACAACACCAGCACTGAGAAAAGTCTCGGAAAATCAAGGGGCAATTTATTACGCTTCAGCCCCAGAAGTCGTGCCACAATGTACGGTAAAACCCCTTCCGATTGGTCGTAAGGCTGGCGAGTTTATTCCTCCTTATCAAGAACCTCCTGTCACTGAAACCGCTTGTCTTGAACAAGGAAAACGAGATCAATTGAACCTTATTGCATTTCAAAATGGACAATACCCGATTACTCGTCGTTTATTTGTTATCGTCAAAGAAAATGGGGGGAACGATCAAAAAGCAGGAGAAAGTTACGCTCAATTACTGCTTACAAAACAAGGACAAGATTTAATTGAAAATACAGGGTTTGTTAGAATTCGTTAA
- the sbcC gene encoding exonuclease subunit SbcC, which yields MIPQQLILSNFLSYQQANLDFTGLHTACICGANGAGKSSLLEAITWVLWGKTRATSDEEVINSTAKEAQVDFRFQYNGDTYRVLRSRKKGQSASLELQVQNSNDQFQSLTAKGVKATQKKINELLKLDYDTFINSAYLRQGRADEFMLRSPSQRKDVLAELLKLDQYQTLAEDAKGISRTLKGQTDQLEQSLAPTEQELEQKKTIQQQLETINQNYQQLQSTQEKDQAQFQQLQTLDSQRQTKQEQVNWYQQQDQTFSKECEKLREQQSKLETSLSQISQLLEQESLINQNYQQYLDLQKEQETLSEKFQTYQDLQQQRQQIQQQQQATINQLKLQQQRLETELENLQTEEQATQKILQQSDEINQALNALKKARQRLKELDQLQQEVSPLIQRRQTLQVEIEREAARRKARLEQIESNQQELQQELAKFPDRETEYNTIQEKLEALKKKQNYSQRIQEKRQQQQSIQERLKQEEKNYEKQLADLVKKLELLQNPQASCPLCERPLDTEHKQRVTAKTNREYETIQTEKETIWEDLAKSKRELDKYTQEYEAISEELAEYDHLVSRSGQLESYFDEVCDLHEKISNLKQEKREIENALETQNYAETYQTELQNIEQRLGEINYDEKTHAVAREKVDNLRYADRKGEQLEEAKKQVKRINERKPVLETKLKEVQQKITDAEREETEKLQNIDQAITDLGYTRSRHNEIITAIKEKQNSQLQYQKLQQAKADYPQKQQELTEVKESLASKEQEKANCQQQLENLTAELAKITDVREEMEKLKAKIQQQRQQLDQLISEKGKLEQKLNYLEELKAKYQNAKEELKTLKRKQTIYNELSQAFGKNGIQALMIENVLPQLEAQTNRILTRLTGNQLHVQFLTQKAGKGRSKKQAKLIDTLDIIIADTQGTRAYETYSGGEGFRINFAIRLALAKLLAQRAGTALQLLIIDEGFGTQDAEGCERLISSINAIAPEFSCILAVTHMPQFKEAFQHRIEVTKTADGSQISVFS from the coding sequence ATGATTCCACAACAATTAATCCTTTCTAACTTCCTGAGTTATCAACAAGCAAATCTCGATTTTACTGGACTCCATACCGCTTGTATTTGTGGCGCAAATGGTGCGGGAAAATCATCCCTCCTCGAAGCAATTACTTGGGTTTTATGGGGGAAAACTCGTGCGACTTCCGATGAAGAGGTTATAAATAGCACCGCAAAAGAAGCACAAGTAGATTTTAGATTTCAATACAATGGTGACACTTATCGAGTTTTACGCAGCCGCAAAAAAGGACAAAGTGCGTCTTTAGAGTTACAAGTTCAAAACAGTAATGATCAGTTTCAATCATTAACCGCAAAAGGCGTTAAAGCCACTCAAAAGAAAATTAATGAACTGCTGAAACTTGATTATGATACGTTTATTAATTCGGCTTATCTTCGACAAGGACGTGCGGATGAGTTTATGTTACGTTCTCCCAGCCAACGAAAAGATGTTTTAGCAGAATTACTGAAACTTGATCAATATCAAACTTTAGCAGAGGATGCGAAAGGAATTTCTAGAACGCTGAAAGGACAAACTGATCAATTAGAACAAAGTTTAGCCCCGACGGAACAGGAATTAGAACAAAAAAAGACGATTCAGCAACAGTTAGAAACAATTAATCAAAACTATCAGCAGTTACAATCAACTCAAGAAAAAGACCAAGCACAATTTCAACAGTTACAAACGTTAGATTCTCAAAGACAAACGAAACAGGAACAAGTTAATTGGTATCAGCAACAGGATCAAACTTTTTCTAAAGAGTGCGAAAAATTAAGGGAACAACAATCTAAACTGGAAACAAGTCTTTCTCAAATCAGTCAGTTGTTAGAACAAGAATCTTTGATTAATCAGAATTATCAGCAATATCTCGATTTACAAAAAGAACAGGAAACCCTTTCCGAGAAATTCCAAACTTATCAAGATTTACAACAGCAACGTCAACAGATACAGCAACAGCAACAAGCGACAATTAATCAGTTAAAGTTACAGCAACAACGCTTAGAAACTGAATTAGAAAATTTACAGACTGAGGAACAAGCTACACAAAAAATTCTCCAACAATCAGATGAGATTAATCAAGCATTAAATGCGCTGAAAAAAGCTCGTCAACGGCTTAAGGAATTAGACCAACTCCAACAAGAAGTTTCTCCGCTTATCCAACGTCGTCAAACCCTACAGGTAGAAATTGAACGGGAAGCAGCGCGACGAAAAGCACGGTTAGAACAGATTGAAAGTAATCAGCAAGAGTTACAACAAGAGTTAGCAAAATTTCCTGATCGAGAAACTGAGTATAACACAATTCAAGAAAAATTAGAAGCACTGAAGAAAAAGCAGAATTATTCCCAACGCATACAGGAGAAAAGACAACAGCAGCAAAGCATCCAAGAAAGACTAAAACAAGAGGAAAAAAACTATGAGAAACAGTTAGCGGATTTAGTGAAAAAGTTAGAGTTATTACAGAATCCACAAGCGAGTTGTCCATTATGTGAACGTCCTTTAGATACGGAACATAAACAGCGTGTTACTGCTAAAACGAATCGAGAATATGAGACAATTCAAACGGAAAAGGAAACGATTTGGGAAGACTTAGCAAAATCGAAACGCGAGTTGGATAAATATACTCAAGAGTATGAAGCTATTAGTGAAGAATTAGCCGAATATGATCACTTGGTTTCTCGTAGTGGACAGCTAGAATCTTACTTTGATGAGGTTTGTGATCTCCATGAAAAAATTTCTAATTTGAAGCAAGAGAAACGGGAAATAGAGAACGCATTAGAGACGCAAAATTATGCGGAAACCTATCAAACAGAGTTACAAAATATAGAACAGCGTCTTGGTGAGATTAATTATGATGAAAAAACGCACGCTGTCGCACGAGAGAAGGTGGATAATTTACGTTATGCTGACCGTAAAGGGGAACAGTTAGAGGAGGCGAAAAAACAAGTTAAACGCATTAATGAACGGAAACCAGTATTAGAAACTAAGCTGAAGGAAGTCCAACAAAAGATTACGGATGCGGAAAGAGAAGAGACAGAAAAGTTACAAAATATTGATCAAGCAATTACAGATTTAGGTTACACCCGATCGCGCCACAATGAAATTATAACTGCTATCAAGGAAAAACAAAACAGTCAGCTTCAATATCAAAAACTCCAACAAGCCAAAGCAGATTATCCTCAAAAACAACAGGAATTAACTGAGGTTAAGGAAAGTCTAGCGAGTAAGGAACAAGAGAAAGCCAACTGTCAGCAACAACTGGAAAATCTCACCGCAGAATTAGCAAAAATTACTGATGTTCGGGAAGAGATGGAGAAGTTAAAAGCGAAGATTCAACAACAGCGTCAGCAATTGGATCAGTTGATATCAGAGAAAGGAAAATTAGAGCAAAAATTAAACTATCTAGAGGAGTTAAAAGCGAAGTATCAAAACGCAAAAGAAGAGTTAAAAACCCTGAAACGTAAACAAACGATTTATAATGAATTGTCGCAAGCATTTGGGAAAAATGGGATTCAAGCGCTGATGATTGAAAACGTTTTACCCCAACTAGAAGCGCAAACGAATCGCATATTAACTCGCTTGACAGGGAATCAGCTTCATGTACAGTTTTTAACTCAAAAGGCTGGAAAAGGTCGATCGAAAAAGCAAGCCAAACTCATTGATACCCTTGATATTATCATCGCGGATACTCAAGGCACAAGAGCTTATGAAACCTATTCTGGAGGTGAAGGATTTCGGATTAATTTTGCCATTCGTTTAGCCCTAGCGAAACTCTTAGCACAACGCGCGGGAACTGCTTTACAATTGTTGATTATAGATGAAGGATTTGGTACACAAGACGCAGAAGGATGTGAACGTTTAATTAGTTCAATTAATGCAATTGCGCCTGAATTTTCCTGTATTCTTGCGGTGACTCATATGCCACAATTTAAAGAGGCGTTTCAGCATCGGATTGAGGTGACAAAAACCGCAGACGGATCACAGATTTCTGTTTTCTCTTAA